The following coding sequences are from one Helicoverpa zea isolate HzStark_Cry1AcR chromosome 4, ilHelZeax1.1, whole genome shotgun sequence window:
- the LOC124629527 gene encoding uncharacterized protein LOC124629527 has product MGENSSGTDLSDSEIVKRCEEQLIEMEVEGVGIEKITDGRARSVEKRKQREDDSSEDGFITVNRRKPKRLIRSDSTDTRNGNEIEKNEEKATNTHEVCITSQNELPKPIAMAKLLSAENMKNILRIKYKSSFKAMIQFKRIEDAEKLLNCQKIKDMGLRCQSTQEMTTSYGIVKGIDLELNEDEIKNILKSNTEVLSIKRLQRLNSEGKWIDCESVRISFKGDVLPQYVYAYDCRFIVEAYTFPVTQCSGCWKFGHSIKFCPAKKICCPKCGGNHDNCSLEEYKCLNCKGNHFVLDRKCPMYIKEKTIRKIMSEEQLTYRNALQRYMDKKQEMNKDTMDTSQITNTQPIIPPNSATETYSSVLTKALVHQELHENKNKQEGLRQTEKPAAITNKEVTSKQVTTKNTNKTYNNKNDDIFELRVDEERSTSQRIEEGPKRSEQLLDKFEWKKLWEKIKSIIRSESKFEEKIISLFKIVCEELKNFVIKLILGEEILNNINCFSNG; this is encoded by the coding sequence ATGGGAGAAAATTCAAGTGGAACGGATTTAAGTGATTCAGAAATAGTAAAGAGATGTGAAGAACAATTGATTGAGATGGAAGTTGAAGGTGTAGGGATAGAAAAAATAACTGATGGAAGAGCAAGATCTGTGGAGAAGAGAAAACAAAGAGAAGATGACTCAAGTGAAGATGGCTTTATAACTGTAAATCGAAGGAAACCTAAACGTTTAATAAGAAGTGATTCTACGGATACTAGGAATGGTAATGAGATTGAGAAAAATGAGGAAAAGGCAACGAACACTCATGAAGTGTGTATTACATCGCAGAATGAACTACCTAAACCTATAGCCATGGCTAAGTTATTAAGCGCTGAAAATATGAAGAATATTctgagaataaaatataaaagttcatTTAAAGCTATGATTCAGTTTAAAAGAATTGAGGATGCTGAAAAACTACTAAACTGTCAGAAAATCAAAGACATGGGGTTGAGGTGTCAATCAACTCAGGAAATGACGACTTCCTATGGAATTGTGAAAGGTATTGACCTTGAATTAAACGAAGACGAAATTAAGAATATCTTAAAATCAAATACTGAGGTTTTATCAATTAAGAGACTACAACGACTGAATTCGGAAGGTAAATGGATTGATTGCGAGTCTGTAAGAATTAGTTTCAAAGGTGATGTATTACCTCAATATGTCTATGCATACGACTGTCGTTTTATAGTAGAAGCGTATACTTTCCCAGTGACACAATGCTCAGGATGCTGGAAATTTGGACATTCCATCAAATTTTGCCCAGCTAAAAAGATATGTTGTCCTAAGTGCGGAGGAAATCATGACAATTGTAGCTTGGAAGAATACAAATGTCTTAACTGTAAGGGGAATCATTTTGTTTTGGACAGAAAGTGTCCCAtgtacataaaagaaaaaactatCAGGAAAATCATGAGCGAAGAACAACTTACATACAGAAATGCCCTACAACGTTACATGGATAAAAAACAAGAAATGAATAAAGACACAATGGACACATCACAAATTACTAACACGCAACCAATAATCCCACCTAACTCCGCTACAGAAACATATAGTAGTGTATTGACGAAAGCCTTGGTACATCAAGAActgcatgaaaataaaaataaacaagaaggATTACGACAGACCGAAAAACCAGCGGCAATAACAAATAAAGAAGTCACTTCAAAACAGGTTACCACgaagaatacaaataaaacatacaataacaaaaatgatgatatttttgaGCTGCGGGTAGATGAAGAACGTTCTACATCACAAAGAATTGAGGAAGGTCCGAAGAGGAGCGAACAACTATTAGATAAATTTGAATGGAAGAAACTTTGggagaaaataaaaagtattattagaTCCGAGAGTAAATTTGAAGAAAAAATTAtatctttgtttaaaattgtGTGTGAGGAACTaaaaaattttgtaattaagTTAATATTAGGGGAAGAAATCTTGAACAACATAAATTGTTTTAGTAATGGATag